One Dysosmobacter welbionis DNA segment encodes these proteins:
- a CDS encoding immunoglobulin, protein MKLSLVERETILLYNQAEPMAEVYTHDPRLMEKLELLAKKHPDQITRKDAHNFTVPKRCVSLREPYSAERRKAASERAKAAGYQPPVRKSSS, encoded by the coding sequence ATGAAGCTCTCTTTAGTGGAACGGGAAACCATTCTCCTCTATAACCAGGCAGAACCAATGGCTGAGGTCTACACCCACGATCCCCGTCTGATGGAGAAGCTGGAACTGCTGGCAAAAAAGCACCCCGACCAGATCACCCGAAAGGACGCCCATAACTTTACCGTCCCCAAGCGGTGTGTATCACTCAGGGAACCATACAGCGCAGAACGCCGCAAAGCTGCCAGTGAGCGTGCGAAAGCTGCCGGATACCAGCCTCCTGTGAGAAAGTCCAGCAGTTAA
- a CDS encoding type IA DNA topoisomerase: MMRYKLVIAEKPSVAQSLAAVIGATARKDGYLEGNGWRVSWCVGHLAGLADADSYDPKYAKWRYDDLPILPEHWQMVVGKDKKKQFDILKKLMNAPDVTEVVNACDAGREGELIFRSVYELAGCQKPMKRLWISSMEDSAIREGFANLRPGVDYDGLRDAALCRAKADWLVGINATRLFSVLYHRTLNIGRVMSPTLALIVQREAEIDTFKPVPFYTVALELPGLTISGERISDRASAEQLKEACQDAAVTIKKVECKEKLEKPPALYDLTTLQRDANRLLGFTAQQTLDYLQSLYEKKLCTYPRTDSRYLTGDMADSLPVLVNLVANAMPFRKGIAITCDPQTVINDKKVTDHHAVIPTRNLKDADLSALPAGEKAVLELVALRLLCAVAQPHIYSETVVIAACAGGEFTAKGKTVKHPGWKALEDAYRAKTKDAEPKKEGAEKALPELTEGQTLSVSAAIVKEGKSSPPQHFTEDTLLSAMETAGKEDMPEDAERKGLGTPATRAGILEKLVSAGFLERKKSRKTVQLLPSHDAVSLITVLPEQLQSPLLTAEWEYRLGEIERGQLAPEEFLDGISTMLKDLVGTYQVIKGTEYLFTPPREVVGKCPRCGGEVAELQKGFFCQNDSCKFAIWKNNKWWAAKKKQPTKAVVSALLNDGRVRVTGLYSEKTGKTYDAAVVLEDDGQYANFKLEFDQRKGGSR; encoded by the coding sequence ATGATGAGATATAAGCTTGTAATCGCTGAAAAACCATCGGTTGCACAAAGTCTGGCCGCCGTGATCGGCGCGACTGCTCGTAAGGACGGCTATCTGGAGGGAAACGGCTGGCGTGTCAGCTGGTGCGTGGGCCATCTGGCCGGTCTTGCGGATGCAGACAGTTATGATCCCAAGTATGCCAAGTGGCGATATGATGACCTGCCTATTCTGCCGGAGCATTGGCAGATGGTAGTGGGAAAGGATAAGAAAAAGCAGTTTGATATTCTCAAAAAGCTGATGAACGCCCCGGATGTGACGGAGGTAGTAAATGCCTGTGATGCCGGACGCGAGGGCGAGCTGATCTTTCGCAGCGTCTATGAGCTGGCAGGCTGCCAAAAGCCGATGAAAAGGCTCTGGATTTCTTCGATGGAGGACTCCGCCATAAGGGAGGGCTTTGCAAACCTGCGCCCAGGTGTAGATTATGATGGACTTCGGGATGCTGCTCTCTGCCGTGCCAAGGCCGACTGGCTGGTGGGGATCAATGCCACAAGGCTTTTTTCCGTGCTGTACCACCGCACCCTCAACATCGGGCGCGTGATGTCTCCAACGCTGGCACTCATTGTCCAGCGAGAAGCTGAAATCGACACCTTTAAGCCGGTTCCTTTTTATACCGTGGCGCTGGAGCTGCCCGGTCTTACCATATCTGGGGAGCGCATAAGTGACCGAGCAAGCGCAGAGCAGCTGAAAGAAGCTTGCCAGGATGCAGCTGTCACAATCAAAAAGGTGGAGTGTAAGGAAAAGCTCGAAAAGCCACCTGCCCTTTATGACCTGACTACTCTGCAAAGAGATGCCAACCGCCTGCTTGGATTTACGGCCCAGCAGACCCTGGACTATCTGCAAAGCCTGTATGAAAAGAAGCTCTGCACCTATCCCCGTACTGACAGCCGCTATCTGACCGGTGATATGGCAGACAGCCTGCCGGTGTTGGTGAATCTGGTTGCCAATGCTATGCCGTTTCGCAAAGGGATCGCCATTACCTGTGATCCGCAGACAGTCATCAACGATAAGAAAGTAACCGACCACCACGCAGTAATCCCTACCAGAAATCTCAAGGATGCAGACCTTTCTGCCCTTCCTGCGGGAGAAAAAGCGGTGCTGGAGCTGGTGGCCCTGCGTCTGCTGTGTGCCGTGGCCCAGCCCCATATCTATTCGGAAACCGTTGTGATTGCAGCGTGTGCCGGTGGGGAATTTACCGCCAAAGGAAAAACGGTGAAGCACCCCGGATGGAAAGCACTGGAGGACGCTTACCGTGCCAAAACGAAGGATGCAGAGCCGAAAAAAGAGGGTGCAGAGAAAGCCCTGCCGGAGCTGACTGAAGGACAGACCCTTTCGGTTTCTGCGGCAATCGTCAAAGAAGGCAAAAGCAGTCCGCCCCAGCACTTTACGGAGGACACCCTGTTGTCCGCGATGGAGACTGCCGGAAAAGAGGATATGCCGGAGGATGCCGAGCGAAAAGGTCTGGGGACACCGGCCACCCGTGCCGGTATTTTGGAAAAGCTGGTATCTGCCGGTTTTCTGGAACGAAAAAAGAGCAGGAAAACGGTGCAGCTTCTCCCTTCCCACGATGCAGTTTCCCTGATCACCGTTCTGCCGGAACAACTGCAATCGCCGCTTCTGACTGCCGAGTGGGAGTACCGACTGGGAGAGATCGAGCGCGGGCAGCTTGCCCCGGAGGAGTTTTTGGACGGGATCAGCACCATGCTGAAAGATCTGGTAGGAACTTATCAGGTCATCAAGGGAACTGAGTACCTGTTCACTCCGCCCCGTGAGGTGGTGGGCAAATGCCCTCGCTGCGGCGGTGAAGTTGCAGAACTGCAAAAAGGCTTCTTCTGTCAGAATGATTCTTGCAAATTTGCAATCTGGAAAAATAACAAATGGTGGGCTGCCAAGAAAAAACAGCCGACCAAGGCTGTGGTGTCTGCACTGCTTAACGATGGCCGTGTCCGTGTGACGGGCCTATATTCGGAGAAAACCGGAAAGACCTACGATGCCGCTGTGGTTTTGGAGGACGATGGACAGTACGCCAACTTTAAGCTGGAATTTGACCAGCGGAAAGGAGGCAGCCGATGA
- a CDS encoding DUF4366 domain-containing protein, whose amino-acid sequence MRNKRLLRTLSALCLTMVVAFGFTIPAFAQGSEQAPAAPAEDSTNDSNVTVEETEPAPALTPEGNAALVDDFGGNKQLITVTTKAGNYFYILIDRANEDKKTAVHFLNQVDEADLMALMEDGKAKEEPPAVCSCTAKCEAGAVNTGCQVCVTDKSKCTGKAPEPPAETPEPEKEKPAGLNPAALILLLALLGGGGVFAYMKLMKNKPKTKGNDSLDDYDYGEEDSEEWETEDEESDEPDADGAAQKKMTRTA is encoded by the coding sequence ATGAGGAATAAACGATTGCTCCGAACACTTTCCGCCCTTTGCCTGACAATGGTTGTGGCATTTGGCTTTACGATCCCTGCTTTTGCACAGGGGTCAGAACAGGCTCCGGCGGCACCGGCAGAGGATTCTACCAATGACAGCAATGTTACTGTGGAAGAAACAGAACCAGCACCGGCACTTACACCGGAGGGGAATGCGGCACTGGTGGATGATTTTGGAGGCAATAAGCAGCTTATTACTGTTACGACCAAAGCTGGAAATTACTTTTACATCCTGATTGACAGGGCGAATGAGGATAAAAAGACTGCTGTTCACTTTCTGAATCAGGTGGATGAAGCGGATTTGATGGCACTGATGGAAGATGGAAAAGCAAAAGAGGAGCCGCCTGCGGTATGCAGCTGCACGGCAAAATGTGAAGCAGGGGCAGTCAATACGGGCTGTCAGGTCTGTGTAACTGATAAGAGTAAATGTACGGGCAAAGCACCGGAACCTCCGGCAGAAACACCGGAGCCGGAAAAAGAGAAGCCTGCCGGACTAAATCCGGCTGCGCTGATTCTTCTGCTGGCTCTGCTGGGCGGCGGTGGCGTATTTGCCTACATGAAGCTCATGAAGAATAAACCTAAGACCAAGGGCAATGACAGTCTGGACGATTATGATTATGGCGAGGAAGATTCCGAGGAATGGGAAACCGAGGATGAGGAGTCGGACGAACCGGACGCTGATGGGGCAGCACAGAAGAAGATGACGAGGACAGCGTGA
- a CDS encoding transposon-transfer assisting family protein, with translation MGNFTFEEMNLMCIYNTGSRTGLIDSLREMRGELSPEETELRELTDSALTKLCAMTDEKFAELELYPDFDQ, from the coding sequence ATGGGAAACTTTACTTTTGAGGAAATGAACCTGATGTGCATTTACAATACCGGCAGCCGCACCGGGCTGATTGACAGTTTGCGTGAGATGCGCGGCGAGCTTTCGCCGGAGGAAACGGAGCTGAGAGAGTTGACCGACAGCGCCCTTACGAAGCTCTGTGCGATGACCGATGAGAAGTTTGCCGAACTGGAGCTGTACCCGGATTTTGACCAGTAA
- a CDS encoding conjugal transfer protein TraG gives MSVLIIFIKLIAVFDLLVIAVYFGGDILSTMLNKLWRKPKQDDPFDFSLDTMTVSLSIDSIRQLCSDDAADFVEEKILPNTEKTMAVLTEQEQTAARLLLSALIGFLAAEAPMDEQSFPLMMELLNCMEGEKEDGCQDAVDSLLEDAACNTRRHEEYYSNYQRYQLMQVDKTRVILACRIIINDLLGKLYRYDYRFGYNLLLDEENSIEKKLHTPVREEWEAEDDEI, from the coding sequence ATGAGTGTTCTGATTATATTTATCAAGCTGATTGCTGTTTTTGACCTGCTGGTAATTGCTGTGTATTTTGGCGGCGACATTCTTTCTACCATGTTAAACAAACTTTGGAGAAAGCCAAAGCAAGATGACCCCTTTGATTTCTCCTTAGATACCATGACAGTTTCATTGTCCATAGATTCTATCCGTCAGCTTTGTTCCGACGATGCGGCAGATTTTGTGGAAGAAAAGATCCTGCCAAATACGGAGAAAACAATGGCCGTGCTGACGGAACAAGAACAGACGGCGGCTCGTCTGCTCTTATCCGCTTTGATCGGTTTTCTTGCAGCAGAAGCTCCTATGGATGAACAGAGCTTTCCTTTGATGATGGAACTTCTGAACTGCATGGAAGGGGAAAAAGAAGATGGTTGCCAGGATGCAGTAGATAGTTTACTTGAAGATGCCGCCTGCAATACCCGCCGTCACGAAGAATATTACAGCAATTATCAACGCTACCAACTGATGCAGGTGGATAAAACCCGTGTCATTTTGGCTTGCCGCATCATCATCAATGACCTGCTGGGGAAACTGTACCGCTATGACTACCGGTTTGGTTATAACCTGCTACTGGATGAGGAAAACAGCATAGAGAAAAAACTGCACACGCCTGTGCGGGAAGAATGGGAGGCTGAAGATGATGAGATATAA
- a CDS encoding TnpV protein, producing MTYIQNGDYLIPDLKLSQQPEKPLGKYGRMRKTYLKEHRPILYNQMLLSEKLYPHLLEIDETAQSRLEQMMPQLAKEAGATEELKASDPMKWVGLMNTCKAQAEEILMAELINS from the coding sequence ATGACCTATATCCAGAACGGAGACTATCTGATTCCCGACCTGAAGTTGAGCCAGCAGCCGGAGAAACCCTTGGGCAAGTACGGCAGGATGAGGAAAACCTACCTGAAGGAACATCGTCCCATCCTCTACAACCAGATGTTGCTGAGCGAGAAGTTGTACCCGCACCTTCTGGAGATCGACGAGACCGCCCAGAGCAGACTGGAGCAGATGATGCCCCAGCTGGCGAAGGAAGCGGGAGCCACCGAGGAACTGAAAGCCAGCGATCCCATGAAGTGGGTGGGGCTGATGAACACCTGCAAAGCTCAGGCCGAGGAAATCCTGATGGCGGAGCTTATCAACAGCTGA
- a CDS encoding DUF4315 family protein — translation MAKNKIERIDQEITKVREKIAEYQEKLKALEAQKTEAENLEIVQMVRALRMTPTQLSAMLSGGTVPGSLADDNNEQEENSYEE, via the coding sequence ATGGCAAAGAACAAAATTGAGCGCATTGACCAGGAGATTACAAAGGTCCGCGAGAAGATCGCAGAGTATCAGGAAAAGCTCAAGGCGCTGGAAGCACAGAAAACCGAGGCAGAAAATCTGGAGATCGTCCAGATGGTGCGCGCCCTGCGTATGACCCCGACCCAGTTGAGCGCCATGCTGTCCGGTGGCACAGTTCCCGGCAGTTTGGCTGATGACAATAACGAACAGGAGGAAAACAGCTATGAGGAATAA
- a CDS encoding CHAP domain-containing protein has translation MNKEPRLRFTDEERSDPALEKPIRKAEKAAARADKAQANIPKKKVRQTVIDPDTGKKTSKLTFEDKKKPPSKLSQGVKEAPVHLVAGKLHKEIRETEQDNVGVESAHKSEEAVETGAYLVREGYRSHKLKPYRKAAQAERQLEKANVNVLYQKSLQENPQFASNPLSRWQQKQAIKKQYAAAKHAGQTAGNTAQAASKTGKAARTVKEKVQQAGAFVMRHKKGFLMAGVLFLITCMLMNTMSSCSMMAQSIGSVLSGTTYPSDDSEMLAVEADYAAREAQLQEEIDNIESSHPGYDEYRYDLGMIGHDPHELAAFLSAVLQGYTRQSAQAELARVFAAQYQLTLTEEVEIRYRTETSTDPETGETTSEEVPYEYYILNVKLASKPISAVVSELLTPEQMKMYQVYRQTMGNKPLLFGGGSPDTSGSEDLSGVQFINGTRPGNPQLVELAKRQVGNVGGYPYWSWYGFDSRVEWCACFVSWCYNQAGKSEPRFAGCEWQGVPWFQSHGQWGARGYNNLAPGDAIFFDWDLDGTADHVGIVIGTDGSRVYTVEGNSGDACKIKSYDLNYQSIKGYGLMNW, from the coding sequence TTGAATAAGGAGCCGCGCCTGCGCTTTACTGATGAGGAACGGTCTGACCCTGCACTGGAAAAGCCGATCCGTAAAGCGGAGAAAGCTGCGGCCAGAGCAGATAAGGCGCAGGCCAATATCCCAAAGAAAAAGGTCAGGCAGACGGTCATCGACCCGGATACCGGGAAAAAGACCTCGAAGCTGACCTTTGAGGACAAGAAAAAGCCACCCTCCAAACTTTCTCAAGGGGTCAAGGAAGCTCCCGTCCATCTGGTTGCGGGCAAGCTCCACAAAGAGATCCGGGAAACAGAACAGGACAATGTGGGCGTGGAAAGCGCCCACAAGTCCGAGGAAGCGGTGGAGACCGGCGCTTATCTGGTGCGGGAGGGCTATCGCAGCCACAAGCTGAAGCCGTACCGCAAAGCAGCACAGGCAGAGCGCCAACTGGAAAAGGCAAATGTAAATGTTCTGTACCAGAAATCTTTGCAGGAAAATCCCCAGTTTGCCAGCAATCCACTTTCCCGCTGGCAGCAAAAGCAGGCCATCAAAAAGCAGTATGCCGCCGCCAAACATGCCGGTCAGACTGCTGGAAATACCGCCCAGGCTGCATCCAAAACAGGAAAAGCCGCAAGGACGGTAAAAGAAAAGGTACAGCAGGCAGGGGCATTCGTCATGCGCCACAAGAAGGGTTTCCTGATGGCAGGGGTTTTGTTCCTCATTACCTGTATGCTGATGAATACCATGTCCTCCTGCTCCATGATGGCGCAGAGCATCGGTTCCGTTCTCTCCGGCACCACCTATCCGTCGGATGACTCGGAAATGCTGGCGGTGGAGGCAGATTATGCAGCCAGAGAAGCCCAGTTGCAGGAGGAAATCGACAACATTGAAAGCAGTCACCCAGGGTATGACGAGTATCGCTATGACCTTGGTATGATCGGCCATGACCCTCATGAGCTGGCGGCATTTCTCTCTGCCGTCTTGCAAGGCTACACCCGGCAGAGCGCTCAGGCTGAGCTGGCGCGTGTGTTTGCAGCACAGTATCAGCTGACGCTTACTGAGGAAGTGGAGATTCGCTACCGCACGGAGACCTCAACCGATCCGGAGACCGGCGAGACCACCTCAGAAGAAGTTCCCTATGAGTATTACATTTTGAATGTGAAACTCGCCAGCAAGCCCATTTCCGCTGTGGTGTCGGAGCTTCTGACCCCGGAGCAGATGAAAATGTATCAGGTTTACCGGCAGACCATGGGCAATAAGCCGCTGTTGTTTGGCGGCGGCTCCCCTGATACCAGCGGCTCGGAAGATCTGTCCGGTGTGCAGTTCATTAACGGTACCCGCCCCGGCAATCCTCAGCTGGTGGAACTGGCCAAGCGTCAGGTGGGCAATGTGGGCGGTTATCCCTACTGGAGCTGGTACGGCTTTGACTCCCGTGTGGAATGGTGCGCCTGCTTCGTATCCTGGTGCTATAACCAGGCAGGAAAAAGTGAACCGCGCTTTGCAGGCTGTGAGTGGCAGGGCGTTCCGTGGTTCCAGTCCCATGGACAATGGGGTGCAAGAGGCTATAACAATCTGGCTCCCGGAGATGCAATTTTCTTTGACTGGGATTTGGATGGGACAGCAGACCATGTAGGTATCGTGATCGGTACGGATGGCAGCCGTGTTTATACCGTGGAGGGAAATTCCGGCGATGCCTGCAAGATCAAAAGTTATGACCTGAATTATCAAAGCATTAAGGGCTACGGCCTGATGAACTGGTAA
- a CDS encoding DUF3851 domain-containing protein produces MMNPNILNQNPLMFFDRAVNAQRSQLLTVMADAVSECRTAADQAAELNETGQVGLLRLAEVWSTIRAKEGMGGLVLEGTEAKILSDVVAQFYAYLSGCMFNDPVGMAIYAELHYMMSSLMLGEWFE; encoded by the coding sequence ATGATGAACCCCAACATTTTGAATCAAAACCCGTTGATGTTTTTTGACAGGGCGGTAAATGCCCAGCGCAGCCAGCTGCTTACGGTCATGGCCGATGCGGTAAGTGAGTGCCGCACGGCGGCAGATCAGGCAGCCGAACTGAATGAGACCGGTCAGGTGGGGCTGCTCCGTCTGGCAGAGGTCTGGAGCACCATCCGTGCCAAGGAAGGTATGGGTGGTCTGGTTCTGGAAGGAACCGAAGCGAAAATCCTGTCCGATGTGGTGGCACAGTTTTACGCCTACCTGTCCGGTTGTATGTTCAACGATCCTGTGGGAATGGCCATTTATGCAGAGCTGCACTACATGATGTCCTCCCTCATGCTGGGAGAATGGTTTGAATAA